The sequence CGAAGAGGCTGTCCCAAAAGGACAGCTTCTTTTTTTTGCAGGCAATTGAGTCGTTTGAATAGTCGAATGCAACCACCCCAACTGTTTGTACGCATTCACAGGTCCTGCCTCGTGGCTATTCAACCTATCACTTTTTATATGGAGGGTATTGTTCGCTTGCGCGATCTTGAACTTCCGGTTCATACCCTAAGCGCCTGCCCGTTTGGGTGCCGGGTAGAACGGCCCCGGTAGCCAGCGCTCAAGGATTCAGGTTGTGCCAGATTGGCGGCTACTGACCTGGCGGTTATCCTGGCAAATTGTTGGCGTTTGATGCGTGTATTTAAGGACCACTTAAGGACCACATCAAGACCACATCAAGACCATGTGAAGATTCCCAAAAATGCACTTCCGTTACCCGTAAAATAACAGCACATTCATTTTTTAAAAAACGAAAAAATGCCAAAATGTCAAAGGCAAATCACCTTGCTGCCTCCGTGATACCATGAAGATTCCAATAGGGTTCCTAAGAGGTTGCTCAGCTTATACACCGGCTATAGGATGACTATTAGATGAAGCTTAGATGAGACTTACATTAGACTGCACCGGCTATGTAAACGCTATGTCGGGCTTATGTACTGGCTATGCAGACCTTATTGCCCACCTTATGCAAAGCTTATACAATTTGCACAATTTGATCCTTTAACCCTTTTAAAACCAATTTCTTATGACTCGCGTAGACAACAACATCATGACCCGCTACTGCGGCTCGATTATGAAGCTAAAGTGCTGCCCGGAACACTCATCCGTGTTACCGCAACGGATCGGCCCAGGAAGCAAACCATGCTGGAACAACAGATTAAAGAAGTGCCGGCTTATGCCAATATTACCCCACGGGCAGTAAAATTGCTGCATAATTTTTTCGTCAACATAGCGACCGATGAAGAAAAGAATGAATTAGACGGGTGGATGCACGAAAGCAACGCCAATGACTGTTTGTTCGACCTGCTGCTGGAATTCGATTTTAAACCTACCAAAATCGAAACGATTCCCATGCTCAGAAAGCTGCTATCCCGGGCGGATACGGGTATTTTCCCGGTATGACCCTATTGGGGATTTGTTTATATTAAAGCCGTTTTTCGTTTAGCTGTGACGAAGCTATGTGCTATTTCGCGCAGGCATCGACAATATGATTTGTATAGCGACAATCTCAAAAGTATATGGGATCAGCGCCTGGTTTTAAACAAATCGGCTTGTCCTAACGACAATTAGTATTGTATAATAAATAGTGGATGATAATCAGGGACACTTTTAACGATAGGGATCATTTAATTTCGTAAATATTAGCGTTAGCGGCTATATGAAGCATTCTTCAATTCTGATCATTCTGTTTTTAACCACTTCATTTCTATTTGGTCAAAACGATAGTGCTTATTGGGCTTTAATCCAAAAGCAAGTTAGAGTTATGGAACCTAAAGGAATAATTTATTATTCGAATCGTCTACCGAAGGATATCGTGAATAATTCTATAAAAGGGTTGCGAATGAAAACATTTAATAATGCTAAAGAATTGACTGGTATTAATGATTATAATTTGACCAATTCGGAGGTTAGATATATTCGACGCAGAATGAAAGAATCAGTTTTTGAAATTCTTCCCGATTCCCTTATTCCAATGTCAATAGCAATGGACTCTGATTCCATTGTAAATCGAATTAATGCAATCAACAGCCTAATTAGCGATTCGGTTTTAAGACTTATACCTGGACAACGGCCGAAGACCCCTGTTTTAAAGTGGGCCTATTATTTTTCTAATCCGGTATACTTGAGAAATAATACAATTCTTTTCTACTTTTTTATGTATTTCAGGGGTTCGGCAGGTGGACATTCCTATGGGGTAAGAAAACTTACAAATGGACAGTGGACGAATGAGTTGTATTTATTGGGGGGCAATTGGTGATACTGCCGCTAACAATTGCATTGGTATAAGCAGGGCTGGACAGTGAATGAATCAGCATTTGATATAATAATTAACAATTGTTCTAGCTACTGTGGTACTAATCAGCATGTGTAATAAAACATGATCAATTCAATATGTTTCAGCTTTATATTTAATCAGCAGAGAATAAAACCCCTGCCTACACCAATGCATGGTCGTTGTGTGCCATTAGTGGGACATCCTTAAATGCTGCAAACATGGATATAAAACCTCAACTCCTAGAAAAGCTTGATAAAATTAGTAGGGTTTATATATTCGCCCAAGAAGCATACTTGTATACAGAATATTTTCACAAGCCAGATACAAAAGAAGAACTTGAATTAGTTACAAACTCAGCTCATGCCAGCGAAATTTCAGTAATAATGCATTTGATGTTTAGAACTCTTATTGTGGAGGTTTCTAAACTGTTTAGTAGATCAACTAATGACAGGTATCAGTTGAATATTTTCATTGAGTCATTGACACAAAATGGACATTTTAGAGAGATTAATATTTCCCCGGAAATGATTGAATTGTGGCGATCCAATATCCAAGTAAAAGAGTATATTATAAATAACATAATAGTGCTTCGAGATAAGATCTATGCCCATACGGACAACCCAATGAAAAAGTATGCGGAGGTGGATATCACTCTAAATCAAATTGCATCTTTGCTGGAAATTGCAAAAGAGATTATATGTTATATTTATACAAACGTATTTTCTACTACTTTTCTTACGGATTCACCAACTTTTGACCGTGAGAGATTTACATTACTTAAATTATTGGCAAAAGCCGAATCGAATAGACTTGGTGATATTAAGGCGATGTATTTGGGTGGACGAACTTAATTACGGCACACAACAAACGTATTGCTAAAAGCCGGTTGGAATATTCTTAACAAGCAGAAGCTAAATACCTTTTAACATTATACGGGCTGGACAATATTGCTGGGCCGGCCTTCAGCAATACGCCGCCGTTACCTGCAAGGCAATTGGACAGCCAATATATTTTAAGCAGTTAAGACAATTTACATTAGCCTCCCTTTGACGACAAAAAAACCTAAGCCCACCCGCCACCTAGGCAAAGTACTGTCAAAATGAAATAAATTACGCTCTTGCAACATTTTTAAATTTGACCTGTCTAATTCAATAAGTGAACTTAAAAGATGAAAACAATGTGGCGGACCAACCTCTGGTTGACAAGGTATTACGTGGCAACACTAATGCTTTTAAGACCATTATAAAAAATACTGAAGGTTTGGTGGCTCAAATTGTTTTTAAAATGATTCCCAATGCGGAAGACAGAAAAGACATTGCACAGGACATTTATTTAAAGACATTTCAAAAATTAGGTACTTTCAAATTTCAATCAAAGCTTTCTACTTGGATTGGACAAATTGCTTATAATACTTGCATAAACTACCTTGAAAAGAAAAAATTAGTGCTTCTTGACAATATCAATGATGACACGGAATCCGACGATGAGGCATTAGAAAAGATGAACAGCAAAATTGAACCTTTTAGTAATGAAACCGAAAATTTAATTTTCAAAAAAGAGCTATCAGAAATTTTAAAAAATGAAATAGATAACCTTTCGCCAGTTTACAAGACATTAATAACTCTCTATCATATTGAAGAATTATATTACTCAGAAATAGCTGAAATAACAGAACTACCAGAAGGAACGATAAAAAACTATTTATTCAGGGCGAGGAAAACACTAAGGAATAATTTATTGCTCACTTATAAAAGGGAAGCATTGTGACAAAGAAACATCTTACTGACGGTGAAATTCAGCAATACGTTTTGCAAAAAGAAGAGTGTGATAT comes from Flavihumibacter fluvii and encodes:
- a CDS encoding RNA polymerase sigma factor, giving the protein MNLKDENNVADQPLVDKVLRGNTNAFKTIIKNTEGLVAQIVFKMIPNAEDRKDIAQDIYLKTFQKLGTFKFQSKLSTWIGQIAYNTCINYLEKKKLVLLDNINDDTESDDEALEKMNSKIEPFSNETENLIFKKELSEILKNEIDNLSPVYKTLITLYHIEELYYSEIAEITELPEGTIKNYLFRARKTLRNNLLLTYKREAL